From Nymphaea colorata isolate Beijing-Zhang1983 chromosome 6, ASM883128v2, whole genome shotgun sequence, a single genomic window includes:
- the LOC116256849 gene encoding uncharacterized protein LOC116256849 produces the protein MVKDFVENGSIGAESWCSSDSDSGLLDLAQCAKKIHSLRHSTDQSESDLFATLGSLVLSIGETDLQYLKARACNCSCIRLLLVKLLRLSGYDAGICIAKWEASGKVPGGVHEYIDVVSYGNAGSCERTIIDIDFRSHFEIARAVESYDAMLNALPLVYIGSISKLKQLLQVMVEAAKSSLKQNSMPFPPWRSLAYLQSKWQSAYERKVNVDDQKVCSSCFDHNQCVEHLKRMKTFLQSETEVERLFKPIINESNWRVKIDGGRRLVYGS, from the exons ATGGTAAAGGACTTCGTGGAGAATGGGAGCATTGGCGCGGAGTCTTGGTGCAGCAGCGACAGCGACTCCGGGCTTCTTGATCTCGCTCAGTGTGCAAAGAAGATCCAC TCCTTGAGGCATTCAACCGACCAGTCTGAAAGTGACTTGTTTGCAACATTGGGTTCACTCGTCCTGTCCATTGGTGAGACAGATCTTCAGTATCTCAAAGCCAGAGCCTGCAATTGCAGCTGCATTCGCTTGTTGCTCGTTAAGCTTTTGAGGCTTTCTGGTTATGATGCGGGCATATGTATTGCCAAGTGGGAGGCTTCTGGGAAGGTGCCTGGAG GTGTTCACGAATACATCGATGTTGTTTCTTATGGTAATGCTGGGAGCTGCGAGCGAACAATCATAGACATTGATTTCCGCAGCCATTTTGAGATAGCAAGAGCTGTTGAATCATATGATGCAATGTTGAATGCTCTCCCTCTGGTTTATATTGGTAGTATCTCCAAGTTGAAGCAGCTTCTCCAAGTTATGGTTGAAGCTGCAAAATCGTCATTGAAGCAGAATTCCATGCCTTTTCCACCTTGGAGATCGCTTGCTTATCTTCAGTCAAAATGGCAGTCTGCGTACGAGAGAAAAGTAAATGTTGATGACCAGAAGGTTTGCTCTTCGTGTTTTGACCATAACCAATGCGTCGAACATCTGAAGAGGATGAAAACTTTCCTGCAATCTGAAACCGAGGTAGAACGTTTGTTCAAGCCGATTATCAATGAAAGTAATTGGAGGGTTAAAATTGATGGCGGAAGGCGTCTGGTTTATGGATCCTGA